A genomic window from Hypomesus transpacificus isolate Combined female chromosome 15, fHypTra1, whole genome shotgun sequence includes:
- the LOC124478043 gene encoding olfactory receptor 10A7-like, with protein sequence MEPLTITLMAFDRLIAISYPLRYHTILSNRTISLLIVVIWTIGRLVRAACVDPTMYFKIASTLFNCVLWTNFCLIIVSYMRIIYAVVKMSSSTHRKKTFSTCISHVVVVACFFFPKMKRLRKVSRT encoded by the exons ATGGAGCCCCTCACCATTACTCTGATGGCTTTTGACCGACTTATAGCCATCTCATACCCTTTAAGATATCACACTATCTTATCTAAtagaactatttctctgctcaTAGTGGTTATATGGACAATAGGGA GACTGGTCAGAGCTGCTTGTGTGGATCCCACAATGTATTTTAAAATTGCATCAACATTATTTAACTGTGTGTTGTGGACAAACTTTTGCCTCATTATTGTGTCATACATGAGGATAATTTATGCAGTTGTTAAAATGTCTTCATCTACACACAGGAAAAAAACATTTAGTACCTGTATATCTCATGTTGTAGTAGTGGCTTGCTTTTTCTTCCCCAAAATG AAAAGGCTTCGAAAGGTCAGTAGGACATGA
- the LOC124478044 gene encoding olfactory receptor 13C8-like, which yields MEFNNKSTFVVQEIIITGLDGVPYPKLVGAAILFVLLFILLGSFTNIAIIVFNRPLHSPMYFLICTLAMVDIIYTSSMIYAVLKMPSTIDRKKTFNTCISHIIVVACFFFSKMAWVVYHAPKLVGSAIILVLLLIQFGSFTNIAIIVFNRPLHSPMYFLICALAMVDIIYTSSMSSTMLNVLLGEERRVQFSLCILKHFMFHLGTHIEPLTITLMAFDRLIAISYPLRYHTILSNRNMFVLIVGIWTGGLLRTACVDPIVYASSLQDFFFCTCISHIIVLACFFFKKMVHSMSQIRTLGLSLTVTHRNGLSIVLLLDTHL from the exons ATGGAATTTAACAATAAATCAACATTTGTGGTTCAAGAAATCATAATTACAGGACTGGATGGTGTGCCATACCCCAAATTGGTTGGAGCAGCAATTCTATTTGTTCTTCTTTTCATTCTGCTTGGAAGTTTTACCAACATTGctataattgtgttcaacagGCCACTGCATTCTCCTATGTACTTTTTGATTTGTACATTGGCAATGGTTGACATTATCTACACAAGTAGCATGA TTTATGCAGTGTTGAAAATGCCTTCTACTATAGAcaggaaaaaaacatttaatacCTGTATTTCTCATATTATAGTTGTAGCTTGCTTCTTTTTCTCAAAAATG GCCTGGGTGGTGTACCATGCCCCCAAGTTGGTTGGATCAGCAATTATTTTAGTTCTTCTTCTCATTCAGTTTGGAAGTTTTACCAACATTGctataattgtgttcaacagGCCACTGCATTCTCCTATGTACTTTTTAATTTGTGCATTGGCGATGGTTGACATTATCTACACAAGCAGCATGAGTTCTACTATGCTTAATGTCCTccttggagaggagagaagagtacAATTTTCTCTTTGCATTTTAAAACACTTCATGTTTCATTTAGGAACTCATATAGAGCCCCTCACTATTACTCTGATGGCTTTTGACCGATTAATAGCCATCTCATACCCTTTAAGATATCACACTATCTTATCTAATAGGAATATGTTTGTGCTCATAGTAGGAATATGGACAGGAG GACTGCTTAGAACAGCTTGTGTTGATCCCATAGTTTATGCTAGTTCTTT acaggatttttttttttgtacctgTATATCTCATATTATAGTGCTAGCTTGCTTCTTTTTCAAAAAAATGGTGCATTCAATGTCACAAATTAGAACCCTAGGTCTGTCTCTCACCGTGACCCACAGAAATGGCCTTTCAATTGTTCTACTCTTGGACACTCACTTGTGA
- the LOC124478045 gene encoding olfactory receptor 10P1-like → MEPLTITLMAFDRLIAISYPLRYNTILTDRNIFLLIVTVWTGGCTCTASTMLNCILWINFSLIVISYIRIVYAVVKMSSSTDRQKTFSTCISHITVVGCFFFSKMAF, encoded by the exons ATGGAGCCCCTCACCATTACTCTGATGGCTTTTGACCGACTAATAGCCATCTCATATCCTCTGAGATATAACACTATCTTAACTGATAGAAATATATTTCTGCTTATAGTAACAGTATGGACAGGTGGTTGCACATG TACAGCGTCAACAATGCTTAACTGTATTTTGTGGATAAATTTTAGTCTCATTGTTATCTCATACATACGAATAGTTTATGCAGTGGTGAAAATGTCATCTTCTACGGATAGACAAAAAACATTTAGTACCTGCATTTCTCATATTACTGTTGTGGGttgcttttttttctcaaaaatg GCTTTTTAA